One genomic region from Curtobacterium sp. 9128 encodes:
- a CDS encoding AAA family ATPase yields the protein MYLKSLTIKGFKSFAQPTTFAFEPGVTCIVGPNGSGKSNVVDALAWVMGEQGAKTLRGGKMEDVIFAGTSTRGPLGRAQVLLTIDNTDGLLPIDYSEVTISRTLFRNGGSEYAINGENCRLLDVQELLSDTGLGREMHVIVGQGQLDKVLHATPEDRRGFIEEAAGILKHRRRKEKTLRKLDAMQTNLTRLSDLAGEIRRQLKPLGRQAEVARKAQSVAAVARDAKARILADDVVRLRRELHEHQEVEAGRKSERIVLTERLDQTRARQQHVEQSMVGDDVDRARTVVHRLESVQERLRGLSSLANQRLILLAQQSDAPQQGPTITTEQVAGVRAEGDRLDAQATAMQQGMAAAADRVRQARATLDALDERIAAQAALVSQHDLDAQRLASAVDVARSKRGSAVADRERRERALTEATERSRLAEAALADVGTDPSADTDADALQTALDAARERLERTQTARDELRDRLHGMERERDALDARVAALGMSIDVRDGSQALIEAGRAGIVGRLADHLTVTSGFEAAIAAALDGLADAVLAEDRAAALDAVAHARTEDIGRIDVVVADAAGTAAGSSAPAGVRRALDLVSGPPALSAILADTLVADSDDVDLEAVLTAAPQATVVTRSGDLVRAVRVTGGGERTTSRIELVAERDDAVTRRDAIATAAAELATSLQAARTDVDDARRAADDADRTSRAHAAAVAEYDRTSASVRAKAENALAEVERLRAALGETDGAVESAERVLAEAEQAQQEHAGAPRPTVDATERPALQDALEAARAAEIEQRIQIDTVRERARAERSRADQLDRQLEAERAAAEEAARLAVIRRGQMATAESVLADLPEVLGAVDRSLAEARVELATAESERSKRNTELQTIRNEERELRDRLQSITDGVHSLEMEIYEKKLHVSGVLDRAQSELGLVEAVLVAEYGPDVPVPVDVLIDPRVLARKHRDASRAAAAAAAVVPDEDEDVDADSLDSADVDSVDVDVDLDVDVPELVDAESTLPGGPALPEFDATDDVDLTEVETVPYVRAEQERRLKAAERDLGQLGKVNPLALEEFQALEQRHAFLAEQLEDLQKTRTDLMTIIEELDAKMQTIFESAFNDTREAFDVIFPILFPGGSGSITLTDPTDLLGTGIDVQVKPAGKKIDRLTLLSGGERSLAAVALLVAIFTARPSPFYIMDEVEAALDDANLGRLLTVFERLREASQLIVITHQKRTMEIADALYGVSMRQDGVSAVVGQRVQRRDAA from the coding sequence ATGTACTTGAAGAGCCTGACCATCAAGGGGTTCAAGTCCTTCGCGCAACCGACGACGTTCGCGTTCGAGCCGGGGGTGACCTGCATCGTCGGCCCGAACGGCTCCGGCAAGTCCAACGTGGTCGACGCCCTCGCGTGGGTGATGGGGGAGCAGGGGGCGAAGACGCTCCGTGGCGGCAAGATGGAGGACGTCATCTTCGCCGGCACCTCGACCCGTGGCCCGCTCGGTCGGGCGCAGGTGCTCCTGACGATCGACAACACCGACGGGCTCCTGCCGATCGACTACAGCGAGGTGACGATCTCCCGCACGCTGTTCCGGAACGGCGGCAGCGAGTACGCCATCAACGGTGAGAACTGCCGTCTGCTCGACGTGCAGGAACTGCTCTCGGACACCGGCCTCGGGCGCGAGATGCACGTCATCGTCGGCCAGGGGCAGCTCGACAAGGTCCTGCACGCGACCCCCGAGGACCGCCGCGGGTTCATCGAGGAAGCGGCCGGCATCCTGAAGCACCGTCGGCGCAAGGAGAAGACCCTCCGGAAGCTCGACGCCATGCAGACGAACCTCACGCGTCTGTCCGACCTCGCCGGCGAGATCCGTCGTCAGCTGAAGCCCCTCGGTCGCCAGGCCGAGGTCGCACGCAAGGCCCAGTCCGTCGCGGCCGTCGCCCGGGACGCCAAGGCCCGGATCCTGGCGGACGACGTCGTCCGCCTGCGCCGCGAGCTGCACGAGCACCAGGAGGTCGAGGCCGGCCGGAAGTCCGAGCGCATCGTCCTCACCGAACGCCTCGACCAGACCCGCGCCCGGCAGCAGCACGTCGAGCAGAGCATGGTCGGCGACGACGTCGACCGCGCCCGCACGGTCGTGCACCGACTGGAGAGCGTGCAGGAACGGCTCCGCGGCCTGTCGAGCCTCGCCAACCAGCGGCTGATACTCCTTGCGCAGCAGTCGGACGCTCCACAGCAGGGCCCCACGATCACCACCGAGCAGGTCGCCGGCGTCCGGGCCGAAGGAGACCGGCTCGACGCCCAGGCCACCGCGATGCAGCAGGGGATGGCAGCAGCCGCCGACCGGGTCCGGCAGGCCCGTGCGACCCTCGACGCCCTCGACGAGCGGATCGCCGCGCAGGCAGCGCTCGTCTCCCAGCACGACCTCGACGCGCAGCGGCTCGCCAGTGCGGTCGACGTGGCACGGTCCAAGCGCGGTTCCGCCGTCGCCGACCGGGAGCGACGGGAGCGCGCGCTCACCGAGGCCACCGAACGTTCCCGGCTCGCCGAGGCGGCCCTCGCGGACGTCGGGACGGACCCGTCGGCGGACACCGACGCCGATGCCCTGCAGACTGCGCTCGACGCCGCGCGCGAGCGGCTCGAACGGACGCAGACCGCCCGCGACGAGCTCCGCGACCGGCTGCACGGCATGGAACGCGAGCGGGACGCGCTCGACGCGCGCGTTGCCGCTCTCGGCATGTCGATCGACGTCCGCGACGGTTCCCAGGCGCTCATCGAGGCGGGGCGTGCCGGGATCGTCGGCCGGCTCGCCGACCACCTCACCGTCACCTCCGGCTTCGAGGCCGCCATCGCCGCGGCGCTCGACGGACTCGCCGACGCCGTCCTGGCCGAGGACCGCGCAGCCGCCCTCGACGCCGTCGCACACGCCCGCACCGAGGACATCGGTCGCATCGACGTGGTCGTCGCGGACGCCGCAGGGACCGCGGCCGGCTCCTCCGCACCCGCTGGCGTCCGCCGCGCCCTCGACCTGGTCAGCGGCCCGCCCGCGCTGTCCGCGATCCTCGCGGACACGCTGGTCGCCGACTCGGACGACGTCGATCTGGAGGCCGTGCTCACCGCCGCCCCGCAGGCGACGGTCGTGACGCGGTCGGGTGACCTGGTCCGTGCGGTCCGCGTGACCGGCGGCGGTGAGCGCACCACCTCGCGCATCGAGCTCGTCGCGGAACGGGACGATGCGGTGACGCGTCGCGATGCCATCGCGACGGCCGCGGCGGAGCTCGCCACGAGCCTCCAGGCCGCACGAACCGACGTCGACGACGCGCGCCGCGCTGCGGACGACGCAGACCGGACGAGCCGCGCGCACGCCGCTGCGGTGGCGGAGTACGACCGGACGAGCGCGTCGGTCCGGGCGAAGGCGGAGAACGCCCTCGCCGAGGTCGAGCGACTCCGGGCCGCGCTCGGTGAGACGGACGGCGCCGTCGAGTCAGCGGAACGCGTCCTCGCCGAGGCGGAGCAGGCGCAGCAGGAGCACGCTGGTGCGCCGCGACCGACCGTCGACGCCACCGAACGACCGGCGCTGCAGGACGCGCTCGAGGCGGCGCGTGCCGCGGAGATCGAACAGCGCATCCAGATCGACACCGTGCGCGAGCGGGCGAGGGCAGAACGGTCGCGTGCCGACCAGCTCGACCGGCAGCTCGAGGCGGAGCGTGCGGCGGCCGAGGAGGCGGCACGGCTCGCGGTCATCCGACGTGGACAGATGGCGACGGCCGAGAGTGTCCTCGCGGACCTGCCGGAGGTGCTCGGCGCGGTCGACCGCTCGCTGGCCGAGGCGCGCGTGGAACTCGCGACCGCGGAGTCCGAACGGTCGAAGCGCAACACCGAGCTGCAGACGATCCGGAACGAGGAACGCGAGCTGCGGGATCGCCTGCAGTCGATCACCGACGGTGTGCACTCGCTCGAGATGGAGATCTACGAGAAGAAGCTCCACGTGTCCGGCGTGCTCGACCGGGCGCAGAGCGAGCTCGGGCTCGTCGAGGCCGTCCTGGTGGCGGAGTACGGGCCCGACGTGCCCGTACCCGTCGACGTGCTCATCGACCCCCGGGTGCTCGCGCGGAAGCACCGGGATGCCTCGCGGGCGGCCGCCGCCGCAGCCGCGGTCGTTCCGGACGAGGACGAGGACGTCGACGCGGACTCCCTCGACTCCGCCGACGTGGACTCCGTGGATGTGGACGTGGACCTGGACGTGGACGTCCCCGAGCTCGTCGACGCCGAGTCGACCCTGCCCGGCGGCCCCGCGCTGCCCGAGTTCGACGCGACCGACGACGTCGACCTCACCGAGGTCGAGACGGTGCCCTACGTGCGCGCCGAACAGGAGCGCCGGCTGAAGGCAGCCGAACGCGACCTCGGTCAGCTCGGCAAGGTGAACCCGCTCGCGCTCGAGGAGTTCCAGGCGCTCGAGCAGCGGCACGCGTTCCTCGCCGAGCAGCTCGAGGACCTGCAGAAGACCCGCACCGACCTCATGACGATCATCGAGGAGCTCGACGCGAAGATGCAGACCATCTTCGAGTCGGCGTTCAACGACACCCGCGAGGCCTTCGACGTCATCTTCCCGATCCTCTTCCCCGGTGGGTCCGGGTCGATCACGCTGACCGATCCGACCGACCTGCTCGGGACGGGGATCGACGTGCAGGTGAAGCCAGCAGGCAAGAAGATCGACCGCCTGACGCTGCTGTCCGGCGGCGAGCGGTCCCTGGCGGCGGTGGCGCTCCTCGTGGCGATCTTCACCGCGAGGCCCTCGCCGTTCTACATCATGGACGAGGTCGAGGCGGCGCTCGACGACGCGAACCTCGGCCGGCTGCTGACCGTGTTCGAGCGACTCCGCGAGGCCTCGCAGCTCATCGTGATCACGCACCAGAAGCGCACGATGGAGATCGCCGACGCGCTGTACGGCGTCTCCATGCGGCAGGACGGCGTCTCGGCCGTGGTCGGCCAGCGCGTCCAGCGTCGCGACGCCGCGTAG
- the rnc gene encoding ribonuclease III, with protein sequence MAATSGSTGSNPAGSDVARLRALLRVDVSPELLQLALTHRSFAYEHGGIGHNERLEFLGDSILGQAVTVKLYRDFPGLDEGDLAKRRASLVSTVALAEIARLNGLGAYLRLGKGEELTGGRDKSSILADTVEAVIGATYLSAGPDEATALVLRLVEPLLIDPDRFGAAMDPKTSLQELASSLTLGNPAYRVTEEGPDHDKTFHATVVLQGEDIASGSGSSKKTAEMAAALDAWTRLSGRSTDDSATAAPDRAAEPAGAAEPAGS encoded by the coding sequence ATGGCAGCGACGTCCGGCTCCACGGGGTCCAACCCCGCGGGGTCGGACGTCGCTCGTCTTCGTGCACTCCTCCGGGTCGACGTGTCCCCGGAGCTGCTCCAACTCGCCCTGACGCACCGCTCGTTCGCGTACGAGCACGGCGGCATCGGGCACAACGAACGCCTCGAGTTCCTCGGTGACTCCATCCTCGGTCAAGCCGTGACGGTGAAGCTCTACCGCGACTTCCCTGGTCTCGACGAAGGCGACCTGGCCAAGCGCCGGGCGAGCCTCGTCTCGACGGTCGCCCTCGCGGAGATCGCCCGGCTCAACGGCCTCGGCGCCTACCTGCGTCTCGGCAAGGGCGAGGAACTGACCGGCGGCCGCGACAAGTCGTCGATCCTCGCCGACACCGTCGAAGCCGTCATCGGCGCGACGTACCTCTCCGCCGGACCGGACGAAGCGACCGCGCTCGTCCTGCGCCTCGTGGAGCCGCTGCTCATCGACCCCGACCGTTTCGGTGCCGCGATGGACCCGAAGACGAGCCTGCAGGAGCTCGCGTCGTCGCTGACCCTCGGCAACCCGGCCTACCGGGTCACCGAAGAGGGCCCTGACCACGACAAGACCTTCCACGCGACCGTCGTGCTGCAGGGCGAGGACATCGCCTCGGGCTCCGGGTCGAGCAAGAAGACCGCCGAGATGGCCGCGGCGCTGGACGCCTGGACGCGCCTCTCCGGCCGGAGCACCGACGACAGCGCGACGGCGGCGCCAGACCGCGCGGCAGAGCCCGCCGGCGCCGCAGAGCCCGCCGGGTCCTAG
- the ftsY gene encoding signal recognition particle-docking protein FtsY, translated as MASSWSLSSRLRGLFQRKTIDETTWDDLETALIGADFGPDISEEIIEDLHARVDRYGTTDPADLQRMLREVLEERLSKLDTTLKLSARPAVVLVVGVNGVGKTTTIGKFAKFLKTYDRTVLVGAADTFRAAAVEQVATWAQRAGVDVVRPAQPGQDPASVAYQTVEKAMREGTEIVVIDTAGRLHTKAGLMDELGKIKRVVEKQTEISEVLLVLDATTGQNGLAQAQAFIEGAGVTGLVITKLDGSAKAGFVLSVQEKTGIPIKLIGQGEGINDLTGFTPHVFVQNLVG; from the coding sequence ATGGCGAGTTCCTGGTCACTGTCCTCCCGGCTGCGCGGGCTCTTCCAGCGGAAGACCATCGACGAGACGACATGGGACGACCTCGAGACGGCCTTGATCGGCGCTGACTTCGGCCCGGACATCTCCGAGGAGATCATCGAGGACCTGCACGCCCGCGTCGATCGCTACGGCACGACCGACCCCGCCGACCTGCAGCGCATGCTCCGCGAGGTGCTCGAGGAACGGCTCTCGAAGCTCGACACCACCCTGAAGCTCAGCGCGCGTCCCGCGGTGGTCTTGGTCGTCGGCGTGAACGGCGTCGGCAAGACGACCACGATCGGCAAGTTCGCCAAGTTCCTGAAGACCTACGACCGGACGGTGCTCGTCGGCGCGGCGGACACCTTCCGTGCGGCGGCGGTCGAGCAGGTCGCGACGTGGGCCCAGCGCGCCGGGGTCGACGTGGTCCGCCCCGCCCAACCCGGCCAGGACCCGGCGTCGGTGGCGTACCAGACCGTCGAGAAGGCCATGCGAGAGGGCACCGAGATCGTGGTCATCGACACCGCGGGTCGTCTGCACACCAAGGCCGGGCTGATGGACGAGCTCGGCAAGATCAAGCGCGTGGTCGAGAAGCAGACCGAGATCTCCGAGGTCCTGCTCGTGCTCGACGCGACGACGGGGCAGAACGGGCTCGCGCAGGCGCAGGCCTTCATCGAGGGTGCCGGTGTGACCGGGCTCGTCATCACGAAACTCGACGGCTCCGCGAAGGCCGGGTTCGTGCTGAGCGTGCAGGAGAAGACGGGCATCCCGATCAAGCTGATCGGGCAGGGCGAGGGCATCAACGACCTGACCGGGTTCACCCCGCACGTGTTCGTGCAGAACCTGGTCGGCTGA
- the ffh gene encoding signal recognition particle protein yields MAQFGSLSDRLTETFRNLRTKGRLSPSDVDGTVREIRRALLDADVALEVVKAFTASVRERALSDEVNRALNPAQQVVQIVNEELVGILGGQQRRLEFAKKPPTVIMLAGLQGAGKTTLAGKLGKWLKKDGHTPMLVAADLQRPNAVQQLQVVGEQAGVHVFAPEPGNGVGDPVKVAKNAIKAAVDQQYDTVIVDTAGRLGVDAELMKQAANIRKAVDPDEVLFVIDAMIGQDAVTTARAFQEGVDFTGVVLSKLDGDARGGAALSVASVTGRPIMFASTGESLDDFEPFHPDRMASRILDLGDILSLIEQAQGAFDEEEARKVADKIATDSFTLNDFLQQMQQLRKAGSIKGMLGMLPGAKGMREALDNFDEREIVRTEAIIQSMTPQERELPKLLNGSRRLRIARGAGSTVTEVNQLVNRFEQAAKMMKTVARGGVPQMPGMGPIPGMHGGKKQQQGGGKKKKVGNPAKRAALAAGAAAAPQQAPKGSGLGLGGGKNGKAPTEEELASLQKFLGR; encoded by the coding sequence ATGGCGCAATTCGGATCCCTCTCTGATCGGCTGACCGAGACCTTCCGCAACCTGCGGACGAAGGGACGGCTCTCCCCGTCGGACGTGGACGGCACCGTCCGCGAGATCCGCCGGGCACTCCTCGACGCGGACGTCGCGCTCGAGGTCGTCAAGGCGTTCACCGCATCGGTGCGCGAGCGTGCCCTCTCCGACGAGGTCAACCGGGCACTGAACCCGGCGCAGCAGGTCGTCCAGATCGTCAACGAGGAACTCGTCGGCATCCTCGGCGGCCAGCAGCGGCGGCTCGAGTTCGCGAAGAAGCCGCCGACGGTCATCATGCTCGCGGGTCTGCAGGGTGCCGGCAAGACCACCCTCGCGGGCAAGCTCGGCAAGTGGCTCAAGAAGGACGGCCACACGCCGATGCTCGTCGCGGCGGACCTCCAGCGGCCGAACGCCGTGCAGCAGCTCCAGGTCGTCGGCGAGCAGGCCGGCGTGCACGTCTTCGCTCCAGAGCCCGGCAACGGTGTCGGGGACCCGGTCAAGGTCGCGAAGAACGCGATCAAGGCCGCGGTCGACCAGCAGTACGACACCGTCATCGTGGACACCGCCGGTCGACTGGGTGTCGACGCCGAGCTCATGAAGCAGGCGGCGAACATCCGCAAGGCCGTCGACCCGGACGAGGTCCTCTTCGTCATCGACGCGATGATCGGTCAGGACGCCGTCACCACGGCGCGCGCGTTCCAGGAAGGCGTCGACTTCACCGGCGTCGTCCTGTCGAAGCTCGACGGCGACGCCCGCGGTGGTGCTGCCCTGTCGGTCGCCAGCGTCACGGGGCGCCCGATCATGTTCGCGTCCACGGGTGAGTCGCTCGACGACTTCGAGCCGTTCCACCCGGACCGCATGGCGAGCCGCATCCTCGACCTCGGCGACATCCTGTCCCTCATCGAGCAGGCCCAGGGCGCGTTCGACGAGGAAGAGGCCCGCAAGGTCGCGGACAAGATCGCGACGGACAGCTTCACGCTGAACGACTTCCTGCAGCAGATGCAGCAGCTCCGCAAGGCCGGCTCGATCAAGGGCATGCTCGGCATGCTCCCCGGCGCCAAGGGCATGCGCGAGGCGCTCGACAACTTCGACGAGCGCGAGATCGTCCGCACCGAGGCGATCATCCAGTCGATGACCCCGCAGGAGCGCGAGCTCCCGAAGCTCCTGAACGGCTCGCGTCGTCTCCGCATCGCGCGCGGTGCCGGCTCTACCGTGACCGAGGTCAACCAGCTCGTGAACCGCTTCGAGCAGGCGGCGAAGATGATGAAGACCGTCGCCCGTGGTGGCGTCCCGCAGATGCCCGGCATGGGACCGATCCCCGGCATGCACGGCGGCAAGAAGCAGCAGCAGGGCGGCGGCAAGAAGAAGAAGGTCGGCAACCCCGCGAAGCGTGCGGCCCTCGCCGCCGGTGCGGCTGCTGCGCCGCAGCAGGCGCCGAAGGGCTCCGGCCTCGGCCTCGGTGGCGGCAAGAACGGCAAGGCGCCCACCGAGGAAGAGCTGGCGAGCCTGCAGAAGTTCCTGGGTCGCTAG
- the lipB gene encoding lipoyl(octanoyl) transferase LipB has protein sequence MPELEVLRPPGLLDYAEGLALQRTLHADVVAGRSPGALVLCEHPSVYTAGRRTERSDLPTDGSPVVEVDRGGRITWHGPGQLVAYPIVRLADPLDVVAWVRDLEQVIIDAAASAGVVAERVDGRSGAWVRNPSGTFDKVGAIGLHVAEGVTSHGIAINCGNALDAYAAIVPCGIADAGVTTLGAAAARTVTVDDIADTVARRVQDALDGMHTGARISGAVISTAERIPA, from the coding sequence ATGCCGGAACTCGAGGTCCTCCGTCCGCCAGGACTGCTCGACTACGCCGAGGGGCTCGCACTGCAGCGGACGCTCCACGCCGACGTCGTCGCTGGCCGCTCCCCCGGGGCACTCGTCCTCTGCGAGCACCCCTCCGTGTACACGGCCGGTCGACGCACCGAGCGGTCCGACCTGCCGACGGACGGCTCCCCCGTGGTCGAGGTCGACCGGGGCGGACGCATCACCTGGCACGGGCCCGGGCAGCTCGTCGCCTACCCGATCGTCCGGCTCGCCGACCCCCTCGACGTCGTGGCGTGGGTGCGCGACCTCGAGCAGGTCATCATCGACGCTGCAGCCTCCGCCGGGGTCGTCGCCGAACGGGTCGACGGCCGCAGCGGAGCCTGGGTCAGGAACCCGTCCGGCACGTTCGACAAGGTCGGCGCGATCGGCCTGCACGTCGCGGAAGGCGTCACGAGCCACGGCATCGCGATCAACTGCGGCAACGCGCTCGACGCGTACGCCGCGATCGTGCCGTGCGGGATCGCCGACGCCGGCGTGACCACCCTCGGCGCGGCGGCAGCGCGAACCGTGACCGTCGACGACATCGCCGACACCGTCGCACGTCGAGTCCAGGACGCGCTCGACGGCATGCACACCGGCGCACGCATCAGCGGCGCCGTCATCAGCACAGCCGAACGGATCCCCGCATGA
- a CDS encoding TerC family protein codes for MDVPFLVWIITIAGILGLLVFDFFSHVRKPHVPHIRESAFWSVVYIALAIVFGIGIWVFGGHQAGGEYFAGWLTEKALSVDNLFVFLIIMSSFAVPKEFQQKVLLVGVAIALVARGLFIALGVTIIDNFSWVFYLFGALLFWLAWSQARSGNDHGADEGDSRLIRVLKRIIPTSDHYDGDRLTTKVDGKRLFTPMLLVMVAIGLTDVLFALDSIPAIFGLTQDAFIVFTANAFSLLGLRQLYFLIAGLLERLIYLGQGLAVILGFIGVKLVFHAMHVNELPFINGGEHIEWAPEIPIWFSLGFIMLTIAVATVASLVVSNKRRARGLTPTGSQPTVSAEADAK; via the coding sequence TTGGACGTCCCGTTCCTCGTCTGGATCATCACCATCGCCGGCATCCTCGGCCTGCTGGTGTTCGACTTCTTCTCGCACGTGCGCAAGCCGCACGTGCCGCACATCCGCGAGTCCGCGTTCTGGTCCGTCGTGTACATCGCCCTGGCGATCGTGTTCGGCATCGGGATCTGGGTCTTCGGCGGGCACCAGGCCGGCGGTGAGTACTTCGCCGGGTGGCTGACGGAGAAGGCCCTGTCGGTCGACAACCTGTTCGTCTTCCTCATCATCATGTCGTCGTTCGCGGTGCCGAAGGAGTTCCAGCAGAAGGTCCTGCTCGTCGGCGTCGCGATCGCCCTCGTGGCCCGTGGCCTGTTCATCGCGCTCGGCGTCACGATCATCGACAACTTCTCGTGGGTGTTCTACCTGTTCGGGGCGCTGCTGTTCTGGCTCGCGTGGTCCCAGGCCCGCAGTGGCAACGACCACGGTGCAGACGAGGGCGATTCCCGCCTCATCCGGGTCCTGAAGCGGATCATCCCGACGTCGGACCACTACGACGGTGACCGCCTGACCACGAAGGTCGACGGCAAGCGGCTGTTCACCCCGATGCTGCTCGTCATGGTCGCCATCGGCCTCACCGACGTGCTGTTCGCGCTCGACTCGATCCCCGCGATCTTCGGTCTGACGCAGGACGCCTTCATCGTCTTCACCGCGAACGCGTTCTCGCTCCTCGGACTCCGACAGCTCTACTTCCTCATCGCGGGACTGCTCGAGCGGCTCATCTACCTCGGCCAGGGGCTCGCCGTCATCCTCGGGTTCATCGGCGTGAAGCTCGTGTTCCACGCCATGCACGTCAACGAGCTGCCGTTCATCAACGGCGGCGAGCACATCGAGTGGGCGCCGGAGATCCCGATCTGGTTCTCGCTCGGGTTCATCATGCTGACGATCGCGGTCGCGACGGTCGCGTCCCTCGTGGTCTCGAACAAGCGCCGTGCGCGCGGCCTGACCCCGACGGGCTCGCAGCCCACGGTGTCCGCGGAGGCCGACGCGAAGTAG
- the mutM gene encoding bifunctional DNA-formamidopyrimidine glycosylase/DNA-(apurinic or apyrimidinic site) lyase, translated as MPELPEVEVVRAGLEPAVSGARVLAVHVADERALTRHDGPAEDFAHRLTGRTIAAAVRRGKFIWLPLAEPGADGRAEALVAHLGMSGQILLGRDRPAAKHRRIVIDVQPGGSDRDGTQESPVELEFVDQRTFGSMAIDAMVPTIDGAPAGFAGAVDDRQPDAPWRRSIPTQVSHIARDPLDPAFDDDRFVQMARKRSSGIKRVLLDQGVVSGIGNIYADESLWAAKLHYDRPADRLPRASVLLLLHEVRSVLARALEDGGTSFDAQYVNVNGQSGYFSQRLHVYGQQGKPCPRCGTTIVREAFMNRSSHICPVCQPRPRARRR; from the coding sequence GTGCCCGAACTCCCCGAGGTCGAGGTCGTCCGCGCCGGCCTCGAACCCGCGGTCAGCGGCGCACGGGTCCTCGCCGTGCACGTCGCCGACGAACGGGCCCTCACGCGCCACGACGGCCCCGCCGAGGACTTCGCACACCGCCTGACAGGCAGGACCATCGCCGCCGCCGTCCGCCGTGGGAAGTTCATCTGGCTCCCGCTCGCCGAGCCGGGCGCCGACGGCCGGGCAGAAGCGCTCGTGGCACACCTCGGCATGAGCGGGCAGATCCTGCTCGGCCGCGACCGCCCGGCGGCGAAGCACCGCCGCATCGTCATCGACGTCCAGCCGGGTGGGTCGGACCGCGACGGCACGCAGGAGTCTCCCGTCGAGCTCGAGTTCGTGGACCAGCGCACGTTCGGCTCGATGGCGATCGACGCGATGGTGCCCACGATCGACGGCGCCCCCGCAGGGTTCGCCGGCGCCGTGGACGACCGACAGCCCGATGCCCCGTGGCGTCGGAGCATCCCGACCCAGGTCTCCCACATCGCCCGCGACCCGCTCGACCCCGCGTTCGACGACGACCGGTTCGTGCAGATGGCGAGGAAGCGTTCCAGCGGCATCAAGCGGGTGCTGCTCGACCAGGGCGTCGTGAGCGGCATCGGCAACATCTACGCCGACGAGTCGCTGTGGGCCGCGAAGCTCCACTACGACCGGCCGGCAGACCGTCTTCCGCGGGCATCGGTGCTGCTGCTCCTCCACGAGGTCCGCAGCGTGCTCGCGCGTGCCCTCGAGGACGGTGGCACGAGCTTCGACGCCCAGTACGTCAACGTGAACGGTCAGTCCGGCTACTTCTCGCAACGGCTCCACGTCTACGGCCAGCAGGGGAAGCCGTGCCCGCGGTGCGGCACGACGATCGTGCGCGAGGCGTTCATGAACCGGTCCAGCCACATCTGCCCCGTGTGCCAGCCGCGTCCGCGCGCTCGCAGGCGTTAG
- the lipA gene encoding lipoyl synthase, giving the protein MTLAPEGRRMLRVEARNAETPIETKPAWIKTRATQGPEFKEVSALVKSEQLHTVCQEAGCPNIFECWEDREATFLIGGAQCTRRCDFCQIDTGKPEPLDRDEPRRVADSVASMGLRYATVTGVARDDLDDGGAWLYAETIRAIHEHSPGTGVEILVPDFNGRPDQLGQVFDARPEVFAHNVETVPRIFKRIRPAFRFERSLDVITQGRDAGLVTKSNLILGMGEERAEIEDALRQLYDAGTDIITLTQYLRPSPRHLPVARWVKPEEFVELRELAEDMGFAGVLAGPLVRSSYRAGRLWARATVARGGTVPAHLAHLVDAPVGRQAV; this is encoded by the coding sequence ATGACCCTCGCTCCAGAAGGCCGCCGCATGCTCCGCGTCGAGGCCAGGAACGCCGAGACACCGATCGAGACCAAGCCGGCGTGGATCAAGACCCGCGCGACCCAGGGTCCGGAGTTCAAGGAGGTCTCCGCCCTGGTCAAGTCCGAGCAGCTGCACACCGTCTGTCAGGAGGCCGGGTGCCCGAACATCTTCGAGTGCTGGGAGGACCGCGAGGCGACGTTCCTCATCGGCGGTGCCCAGTGCACCCGCCGGTGCGACTTCTGCCAGATCGACACCGGCAAGCCCGAGCCGCTCGACCGTGACGAGCCCCGACGCGTCGCGGACTCCGTCGCCAGCATGGGCCTGCGCTACGCCACGGTCACCGGTGTCGCACGCGACGACCTCGACGACGGCGGGGCCTGGCTCTACGCGGAGACCATCCGGGCGATCCACGAGCACTCCCCCGGCACCGGCGTCGAGATCCTCGTGCCGGACTTCAACGGCCGCCCGGACCAGCTCGGGCAGGTGTTCGACGCCCGCCCGGAGGTCTTCGCCCACAACGTCGAGACGGTCCCCCGCATCTTCAAGCGCATCCGTCCGGCCTTCCGGTTCGAGCGCTCGCTCGACGTCATCACGCAGGGGCGCGACGCGGGCCTCGTGACGAAGTCGAACCTCATCCTCGGCATGGGCGAGGAACGTGCCGAGATCGAGGACGCCCTCCGGCAGCTGTACGACGCCGGCACCGACATCATCACGCTCACGCAGTACCTCCGTCCGTCGCCCCGGCACCTGCCGGTCGCGAGGTGGGTCAAGCCGGAGGAGTTCGTCGAGCTCCGCGAACTCGCCGAGGACATGGGTTTCGCGGGGGTCCTCGCCGGTCCGCTGGTCCGGTCCTCGTACCGTGCCGGACGGCTCTGGGCCCGAGCGACCGTCGCGCGCGGCGGCACGGTGCCGGCGCACCTCGCGCACCTGGTGGACGCCCCGGTGGGCCGCCAGGCGGTCTAG